The following coding sequences are from one Rhizobiaceae bacterium window:
- a CDS encoding glycosyltransferase, translating to MFNVAPVSPMVSIVMPVYNGGDYFRLALNSALRQAYDNFEIVVVDDGSQDGGAAEMIAARGGARVRYIRQENQGVAGALNRGLREMRGEFFCWLSHDDLFVPHKTAMQAAYHKRLGKPDAVLFSDYELMDPAGKVYQRISADRARLMRAPMLALLSGSINGCTLFAPAEVMRAVGEFDPQYRYVQDYRFWNRLLRDYEFFHQPESLVHYRIHPEQGSNHANAVIEGDDLWIDMMGDRTEAERVQMMGSSLRFFEHMTRHLAGSPYRKAETFARERADFFRDHTPVTLVVPVANGQQADAARILEWAEASRHADLEVLVVTRRGTGFDQSGERGRKNLRVVLAPDDAHETDLLNTGLEASRGAYVTFARPGRRLPRRAPVEFAAHMMQQGETAMVIAPLSRPLTSMDIAMRVPGTEELRLENLVIHRSLIDGGYRVRGGGTPLESSAAFAAFCRPELAVWHIGE from the coding sequence ATGTTCAATGTCGCGCCCGTCTCGCCGATGGTGAGCATCGTCATGCCCGTCTACAATGGCGGCGACTATTTCCGGCTGGCGCTCAACAGCGCGCTGAGGCAGGCATACGACAATTTCGAGATCGTCGTGGTCGACGACGGGTCGCAGGATGGCGGCGCGGCGGAGATGATCGCGGCCAGAGGCGGTGCGCGCGTCCGGTACATTCGTCAGGAGAATCAAGGCGTCGCCGGCGCGCTCAATCGCGGTCTTCGGGAGATGCGTGGAGAGTTCTTCTGCTGGCTGAGCCACGACGATCTCTTCGTGCCGCACAAAACGGCGATGCAGGCCGCCTATCACAAGCGCCTCGGCAAGCCGGATGCCGTCCTCTTCTCGGATTACGAACTGATGGACCCGGCGGGAAAGGTCTATCAGCGGATATCCGCCGATCGCGCCCGGCTGATGCGCGCGCCCATGCTGGCGCTGCTCAGTGGTTCCATCAACGGATGCACGCTGTTCGCTCCGGCGGAGGTGATGCGCGCCGTGGGCGAGTTCGATCCGCAATATCGCTACGTACAGGACTACCGGTTCTGGAACAGGCTGCTCCGGGACTACGAGTTCTTCCACCAGCCAGAATCGCTGGTTCACTACCGCATTCACCCCGAACAGGGGTCCAACCATGCCAATGCGGTGATCGAAGGCGACGATCTCTGGATCGACATGATGGGCGACCGTACGGAAGCCGAGCGGGTCCAGATGATGGGCAGTTCGCTGCGCTTCTTCGAGCATATGACGCGCCATCTGGCGGGCTCGCCCTACCGCAAGGCCGAAACCTTCGCCCGGGAGCGCGCCGATTTCTTCCGCGATCACACACCCGTCACGCTGGTCGTGCCCGTCGCGAACGGACAGCAGGCCGACGCAGCCCGGATTCTCGAATGGGCCGAGGCTTCGAGGCATGCTGACCTCGAAGTGCTTGTCGTGACCCGTCGCGGAACCGGCTTCGATCAATCGGGCGAGCGCGGCCGGAAGAATCTCCGCGTCGTGCTGGCGCCGGACGATGCGCATGAGACCGATCTTCTCAACACAGGGTTGGAAGCCAGCCGGGGCGCATATGTCACCTTCGCGCGGCCGGGGAGGCGGCTGCCACGACGTGCGCCCGTGGAGTTCGCGGCGCACATGATGCAGCAGGGCGAGACGGCGATGGTGATCGCGCCGCTCTCGCGCCCGCTGACCAGCATGGATATCGCCATGCGCGTGCCGGGAACGGAGGAGCTGCGGCTCGAAAATCTGGTGATCCATCGTTCCCTTATCGATGGAGGTTATCGCGTCAGGGGTGGCGGCACGCCGCTCGAAAGCTCGGCTGCCTTTGCGGCGTTCTGCCGTCCCGAGCTCGCTGTCTGGCATATCGGGGAATAG
- a CDS encoding SDR family oxidoreductase, with the protein MPKILILGVSGMLGNAAYRLFAGSEGWTVAGRARSLDGLDALPRTATASIAGGLDISDGGRLNEEIAAEKPDLVLNCIGVIKQLSEAKDPIVSIEINALFPHRLAKICGEAGARLVHVSTDCVFNGKGSMYRETDPSDAEDMYGKSKYLGEVDYDHAITLRTSIIGHEIRSSVSLLDWFLSQRGPSVKGYTQAIFSGLTTLELSRVIRDVVAPRPELRGLWHVASEPIDKFSLLRLIAEAYGKTIEIIPDSAVKIDRSLNAERFREATEYAPPAWPELIRQMRAFGRGG; encoded by the coding sequence ATGCCTAAAATCCTGATTCTCGGCGTTTCCGGCATGCTTGGAAATGCCGCCTACCGCCTGTTTGCGGGTTCCGAGGGATGGACCGTCGCCGGCAGGGCACGCAGTCTCGACGGGCTGGACGCCCTGCCGCGCACGGCGACAGCATCGATCGCGGGGGGGCTGGACATATCCGACGGTGGTCGGCTGAACGAGGAGATCGCCGCCGAGAAGCCCGATCTCGTCCTGAACTGCATCGGCGTCATCAAGCAGCTTTCCGAAGCCAAGGACCCGATCGTTTCTATCGAGATCAACGCGCTGTTTCCGCATCGCCTTGCGAAGATATGCGGCGAAGCGGGCGCACGCCTGGTGCATGTCTCGACCGATTGCGTCTTCAATGGAAAGGGGAGCATGTACCGCGAGACAGATCCTTCGGATGCCGAGGATATGTACGGGAAATCGAAGTATCTCGGCGAAGTCGACTACGATCACGCCATCACGCTCCGGACATCGATCATCGGGCATGAAATCCGCTCGTCCGTCTCGCTTCTCGACTGGTTCCTGAGCCAGCGGGGACCTTCCGTGAAGGGCTACACGCAGGCGATCTTTTCCGGCCTCACCACGCTCGAACTGTCGCGCGTCATCCGCGACGTCGTCGCGCCAAGACCGGAACTGCGCGGCCTCTGGCACGTGGCGTCGGAGCCGATCGACAAGTTCTCGCTGCTCAGGCTGATCGCGGAAGCCTATGGAAAGACGATCGAGATCATTCCCGACTCTGCGGTGAAGATCGATCGATCGCTGAATGCGGAGCGGTTTCGGGAAGCCACGGAGTATGCGCCGCCGGCATGGCCGGAACTGATCCGGCAGATGCGCGCGTTCGGGCGAGGCGGCTAG
- a CDS encoding glycosyltransferase: protein MMHAPSSAADTLVSIIIPVFNGARWLGDAIDSAIGQTHLNIEVIVVDDGSNDDGRTRAVAESYGDQIRLITKPNGGVASALNAGIQAMRGAFFSWLSHDDLYHPRKIEVQLARALSFPEPVVVFGDVAVIDEASRKVWELALGANTRARDHALWHVLEARLSGCSLLVPRVCFEICGVFDESLPTTQDYELWYRLARKYRFVHSSGLLTLSRAHADQGSRNTRHLEEASLLWMDFLDRLPADVQSGMAMDELEFCARACRADILASYPGLPAFAHRRMVEARSKAKLTLVADVRYISAAFETLGRLAGMGYVAIDVVFVQHGTGDGAVVGKFDHVMRRVGSLVTVSADTTAAEVSAAVAVRADPDAVMIFLSGDSPNVLLDLETGLDRLFAREFDAMLRTEPEGRWLDGGILRAGALMEAIRRSAVRSDRALRSELEFCARVAVMPQKPAQSPVHMAAAGGSVIPDDDAARHVVDDAPTDTQSRDEAAADIESLEAPTASTTRERYVHQFPPPYLGRFEFLRVARKPFLKEKNVERLLSLVERLRTIGGGRMYRPAVWTTERLLGARGKIDRDWYRSAYKDVDATIDPVIHYLKQGWRENRDPSPSFSTSEYIRRFSGGDKLNPITHASFYLEKQKDRPILGSFLVTKLLRYPISKQFLSDKILASLSRMQSRRRFFLPEKHIGKIEWMFGVRGKIDRDWYRQTYLLSSGSGEDPSLHYLATGWRYGNKPSERYRIASFPTSGGPLSHLNPLSRDTFLGRTEIELIEDPSVSAAEVLSDFAEGETGGDREAVDSKDTLRSSGSNIQQERFSLQTDTHHPEAVFASAVLPACVAFVPDGTPSSADWIRYVRKSLGSQARSVVVLASGTSSISLSGVGPDVSFNLPEQLPAAVEHIRAIGVARFDLVGLAHQESIQMLLDGLSIPVDVTVLSEPIHKADRALLRRAERVLTPEADIALSLRQLRQRGRILHVVPPCEHEAFNYRVVRRRLQEADSLRILVIMPEASEPVISSVLDVAGMIAERNLPISLMVAAERERTCTLQSVIWVGQANFPNLIELIGETSPHLLWLATDPDTAMLPYAQHVAEMGLPVLLTGSRRVASRFFGRDFAWRGTDKSGGRAEAIIQQLEALRESGLDLPSTGLSPVKGSPVAFYPGRYLEWRKRP, encoded by the coding sequence ATGATGCACGCGCCTTCATCTGCCGCCGATACGCTTGTTTCTATCATCATTCCGGTCTTCAACGGGGCCAGATGGTTGGGCGATGCGATCGACAGCGCAATCGGGCAGACGCATCTCAACATAGAGGTGATTGTCGTAGACGACGGGTCGAACGACGATGGCCGGACGCGGGCGGTCGCGGAATCTTATGGTGATCAGATACGGCTGATCACGAAGCCGAACGGCGGCGTCGCTTCGGCTCTCAATGCTGGCATTCAGGCAATGCGCGGCGCGTTCTTCTCCTGGCTCAGCCACGATGATCTCTATCATCCACGGAAAATAGAGGTGCAACTGGCGCGCGCGCTCAGTTTTCCTGAACCGGTCGTGGTATTCGGAGACGTCGCAGTCATCGATGAGGCCAGCCGCAAGGTCTGGGAACTGGCTCTGGGCGCCAATACGCGCGCCCGAGACCATGCGTTGTGGCACGTGCTGGAGGCGCGGCTCAGCGGGTGCTCTCTGCTCGTGCCGCGCGTCTGTTTCGAGATCTGCGGCGTGTTCGACGAGTCCCTGCCGACGACCCAGGACTATGAGCTCTGGTACCGTCTGGCCCGGAAATATCGCTTCGTGCATTCCAGTGGCCTTCTAACGCTATCTCGCGCGCACGCCGATCAGGGTTCGCGAAATACGCGTCATCTGGAGGAGGCATCCCTGTTGTGGATGGATTTCCTCGATCGCCTGCCGGCCGACGTTCAGTCGGGGATGGCGATGGACGAACTCGAGTTCTGTGCCCGCGCCTGTCGAGCCGATATCCTTGCGTCCTATCCTGGACTGCCTGCTTTCGCGCACCGGCGCATGGTGGAAGCGCGGTCGAAGGCGAAGCTGACCCTGGTAGCCGACGTTCGCTATATCAGCGCCGCGTTCGAAACGCTCGGTCGGCTGGCTGGGATGGGTTATGTCGCGATCGATGTCGTCTTCGTCCAGCATGGAACCGGCGACGGCGCAGTCGTCGGCAAATTCGATCATGTCATGCGACGCGTCGGTTCACTGGTCACCGTCAGTGCGGATACGACTGCGGCGGAGGTCTCAGCAGCCGTCGCAGTTCGTGCCGATCCCGACGCCGTGATGATATTTCTTTCGGGCGATTCCCCCAATGTTCTTTTAGATCTCGAAACCGGTCTTGACCGGCTGTTCGCCAGGGAATTCGATGCCATGCTCCGGACGGAGCCGGAAGGCCGGTGGCTCGACGGCGGCATTTTGAGAGCCGGCGCCTTGATGGAGGCGATACGTCGGTCGGCTGTTCGTAGCGATCGTGCACTGCGAAGCGAGTTGGAATTTTGCGCGCGCGTTGCAGTCATGCCGCAGAAACCGGCGCAATCGCCGGTTCATATGGCTGCCGCGGGCGGCAGCGTAATCCCCGATGATGACGCCGCACGGCACGTTGTTGACGATGCTCCGACGGACACGCAATCGCGGGACGAAGCTGCGGCGGATATCGAGAGCCTTGAGGCTCCGACGGCGAGTACAACTCGCGAGCGCTATGTTCACCAGTTTCCGCCGCCATATCTCGGACGTTTCGAATTCCTCCGCGTGGCGCGAAAGCCGTTCCTGAAAGAAAAAAACGTCGAGAGGTTGCTTTCGCTCGTGGAGCGCCTTCGGACGATTGGTGGAGGGCGAATGTACCGGCCGGCCGTCTGGACTACGGAGCGGCTGCTCGGTGCTCGCGGTAAGATCGACCGAGACTGGTATCGAAGCGCTTACAAGGATGTCGATGCAACGATCGATCCGGTTATCCACTATCTGAAACAGGGTTGGCGGGAGAATCGTGATCCGTCACCCTCCTTCTCGACCAGCGAATATATACGGCGTTTCTCAGGCGGCGATAAACTCAACCCGATCACGCATGCATCGTTCTATCTCGAGAAACAGAAGGATCGGCCGATCCTCGGGAGCTTTCTCGTCACAAAGCTGTTGCGCTATCCGATCTCGAAGCAGTTTCTATCGGACAAAATTCTCGCCTCGCTTTCCCGCATGCAATCCCGCAGGCGTTTCTTCCTGCCGGAAAAGCATATCGGGAAGATCGAATGGATGTTCGGTGTAAGAGGCAAGATCGATCGCGACTGGTACAGACAAACCTACCTCCTCTCTTCCGGGAGCGGGGAAGACCCTTCATTGCACTATCTTGCGACAGGCTGGCGTTACGGCAACAAGCCCTCCGAGCGATATCGTATCGCGTCCTTTCCGACGTCCGGCGGCCCACTCTCCCATCTCAATCCGTTGAGCAGGGATACATTTTTGGGCCGAACCGAGATCGAATTGATCGAAGACCCATCAGTCTCGGCAGCGGAGGTCCTATCCGATTTCGCGGAGGGCGAAACTGGCGGTGACCGGGAGGCGGTCGATTCAAAGGACACCCTGCGGTCTTCTGGATCGAACATCCAGCAGGAGCGTTTCAGCCTCCAGACCGATACACATCATCCAGAAGCCGTTTTCGCATCTGCCGTTTTGCCGGCATGCGTCGCCTTTGTGCCCGATGGGACGCCATCGTCGGCTGACTGGATTCGATATGTCCGGAAGTCACTGGGATCGCAGGCGCGGTCCGTTGTCGTGCTTGCGTCCGGAACCAGTTCCATTTCCCTTTCGGGTGTGGGGCCGGACGTGTCATTCAACCTCCCGGAACAGCTTCCCGCGGCAGTCGAGCACATTCGCGCCATTGGTGTAGCGCGCTTCGACCTCGTCGGCCTTGCGCATCAAGAGAGCATTCAGATGCTGCTGGACGGTCTTTCGATCCCTGTGGACGTGACCGTTTTGTCGGAACCAATTCACAAAGCGGACCGCGCTTTGCTGCGACGTGCCGAGCGGGTGCTGACACCGGAGGCGGACATCGCACTCAGCCTTCGGCAATTGCGACAGAGGGGGCGAATCCTCCATGTCGTACCGCCCTGCGAGCATGAGGCTTTCAACTATAGGGTGGTACGCCGCAGGCTTCAGGAAGCCGATTCACTCAGGATATTGGTAATAATGCCGGAAGCGAGCGAGCCGGTGATATCAAGTGTGCTCGATGTGGCTGGCATGATCGCTGAGCGCAATCTGCCGATTTCCCTGATGGTTGCCGCCGAGCGCGAACGAACGTGTACACTCCAGTCTGTGATCTGGGTTGGACAGGCAAACTTCCCGAACCTGATCGAACTGATAGGGGAAACCTCTCCGCACCTCCTGTGGCTGGCTACCGACCCTGATACCGCCATGCTGCCCTATGCCCAGCATGTCGCCGAAATGGGCTTGCCGGTGCTGCTGACGGGATCCCGCAGGGTAGCAAGCCGGTTTTTCGGACGGGACTTCGCATGGCGCGGTACGGATAAATCGGGCGGGAGAGCCGAAGCAATAATCCAGCAACTCGAAGCACTGCGGGAAAGCGGACTGGATCTGCCATCGACAGGACTTTCGCCCGTCAAGGGATCGCCCGTCGCGTTTTATCCTGGGAGATATCTTGAATGGCGAAAGCGACCATAA
- a CDS encoding short-chain fatty acyl-CoA regulator family protein, which translates to MAPPKLYIGRKVRDLRLAGGLTQVQFASRLGISTSYLNQIENNQRPVSAAVLLELAEKFQIDLADISQTDGDRMLSALTEALSDSVFDSHRPTLQELKLITQNAPSLARALISCHQAYRKATEQLVSLDDALGRNASVAEPSPYEEVRDFFHFVDNYVHELDVAAEKLAHALSLPEREAGTALTDYLERKHGVRTTRARPDDDMIRRFDASSRTLFLNPYLPAATRTFQTAFQIAALEMEPAIDEIARRAAFRSTAATEVCKIGLKNYFAGALVLPYQIFMAAAKELRHDLELLAARFGASMEQAAHRLSTLQRPGMKGIPVFFATVDRAGNITKRHSAVRLQFARFGAACPLWNVHQAFEAPGRIIRQLAETPDGVRYLSVAAEVRKRTAGYHALNRSYAIALGCEISYAGDFVYADGLDVENRAAFDPIGISCRICERRDCVQRAVPPLNAGILIDQNARATLPFAVS; encoded by the coding sequence ATGGCTCCTCCTAAACTCTACATCGGGCGGAAAGTCCGCGACCTGCGCCTCGCCGGCGGCCTGACGCAGGTACAGTTTGCCTCGCGGCTCGGCATTTCGACAAGCTATCTCAACCAGATCGAGAACAACCAGCGCCCGGTATCTGCCGCCGTGCTTCTGGAACTCGCGGAAAAATTCCAGATCGATCTGGCCGATATTTCGCAGACCGATGGCGACCGCATGCTGTCGGCCCTGACGGAAGCGCTTTCGGATTCCGTCTTCGACAGCCATCGGCCGACCCTTCAGGAACTGAAACTGATCACCCAGAACGCGCCGTCGCTGGCCCGCGCGCTCATCTCCTGCCATCAGGCCTACCGCAAGGCGACGGAGCAGCTTGTCAGCCTCGACGATGCGCTCGGCCGCAACGCGTCCGTCGCCGAACCGAGCCCATACGAGGAAGTCCGGGATTTCTTCCATTTCGTGGACAATTATGTCCACGAGCTCGACGTTGCGGCGGAGAAGCTGGCCCACGCGCTCTCCCTGCCCGAGCGCGAGGCCGGAACGGCCCTGACCGACTATCTGGAACGAAAGCACGGCGTGCGCACCACCCGCGCGCGCCCGGACGACGACATGATCAGGCGTTTCGACGCCTCTTCGCGCACGCTGTTCCTGAACCCCTATTTGCCTGCCGCGACCCGCACCTTCCAGACGGCGTTCCAGATCGCGGCGCTGGAGATGGAGCCGGCGATCGACGAGATCGCCAGACGGGCCGCCTTCCGTTCGACGGCGGCGACCGAGGTCTGCAAGATCGGTCTGAAGAACTATTTCGCCGGAGCGCTGGTCCTGCCCTACCAGATATTCATGGCCGCCGCGAAGGAACTGCGCCACGACCTTGAACTGCTCGCCGCGCGTTTCGGCGCCAGTATGGAGCAGGCGGCGCACCGCCTTTCCACCTTGCAGCGGCCGGGCATGAAAGGGATTCCCGTTTTCTTCGCGACGGTCGACCGCGCCGGCAACATCACCAAGCGTCACAGCGCGGTGAGGCTGCAATTCGCCCGCTTCGGCGCGGCGTGCCCGCTCTGGAACGTGCATCAGGCCTTTGAGGCGCCCGGCCGCATCATAAGACAGCTCGCCGAAACGCCGGACGGCGTGCGCTATCTTTCCGTCGCCGCCGAGGTCCGCAAACGGACGGCCGGCTACCACGCGCTCAACCGCTCCTACGCGATCGCGCTGGGCTGCGAAATCTCCTATGCAGGCGACTTCGTCTACGCCGATGGTCTTGATGTCGAGAATCGCGCGGCGTTTGACCCGATCGGCATCTCCTGCCGCATCTGCGAGCGCCGCGACTGCGTGCAGCGCGCCGTTCCGCCGTTGAACGCAGGCATCCTCATCGACCAGAACGCACGTGCGACCCTGCCTTTCGCGGTGTCCTAG
- a CDS encoding acyl-CoA carboxylase subunit beta, producing MRAVLDQLEARRAEARLGGGQKRIDAQHAKGKLTARERIEVLLDEGSFEEFDMYVTHRATDFGMASQKVPGDGVVTGWGTINGRLVYVFSQDFTVLGGSLSETHAQKICKIMDMAVKNGAPVIGLNDSGGARIQEGVASLAGYAEVFKRNVDASGIVPQISVIMGPCAGGAVYSPAMTDFIFMVRDSSYMFVTGPDVVKTVTNEIVTAEELGGARTHTQKSSVADGAFENDVEALEQVRRLFDFLPLNNREKPPVRPFHDDPSRLEMRLDTLVPDSANKPYDMKELVLAIADEGDFFEIQEAFAKNIITGFLRIEGQTVGVVANQPMVLAGCLDIDSSRKAARFVRFCDAFSIPILTLVDVPGFLPGTAQEYGGVIKHGAKLLFAYSQATVPMVTLITRKAYGGAYDVMASKHIGADVNYAWPTAEIAVMGAKGATEILYRSELGDPEKIASRTSEYESRFANPFVAAERGFIDEVIMPHSSRRRIARAFAALRGKSAETRWRKHDTIPL from the coding sequence ATGCGTGCGGTGCTCGACCAGCTGGAAGCGCGGCGCGCCGAGGCACGCCTCGGCGGAGGGCAGAAACGCATCGATGCCCAGCATGCCAAGGGCAAGCTGACGGCGCGCGAGCGGATCGAGGTGCTGCTCGACGAAGGGTCGTTCGAAGAGTTCGACATGTATGTCACCCATCGGGCCACCGATTTCGGCATGGCCAGCCAGAAGGTGCCCGGCGACGGCGTAGTCACCGGCTGGGGCACGATCAACGGCCGGCTCGTCTATGTGTTCAGCCAGGATTTCACCGTGCTTGGCGGTTCGCTGTCGGAGACGCATGCGCAGAAGATCTGCAAGATCATGGACATGGCGGTGAAGAACGGGGCGCCCGTCATCGGCCTCAACGATTCCGGCGGCGCGCGCATCCAGGAAGGCGTGGCGTCCCTTGCCGGATATGCCGAGGTGTTCAAGCGCAATGTCGACGCTTCCGGCATCGTTCCGCAGATCTCGGTCATCATGGGACCGTGCGCGGGCGGTGCGGTCTACTCTCCGGCGATGACCGATTTCATCTTCATGGTGCGCGACTCCTCCTACATGTTTGTCACCGGCCCGGACGTGGTGAAAACCGTCACCAACGAGATCGTCACGGCCGAGGAACTCGGCGGCGCGCGCACGCATACGCAAAAATCCTCCGTCGCCGATGGCGCGTTCGAAAATGATGTCGAGGCGCTGGAGCAGGTGCGCCGGCTGTTCGATTTCCTGCCGCTGAACAACCGCGAGAAGCCGCCGGTGCGGCCGTTCCACGACGACCCTTCGCGGCTGGAGATGCGGCTCGACACGCTGGTGCCGGACAGCGCCAACAAGCCCTACGACATGAAGGAGCTGGTGCTCGCCATTGCCGACGAGGGCGATTTTTTCGAGATCCAGGAAGCGTTCGCGAAGAACATCATCACCGGCTTCCTGCGCATCGAGGGACAGACGGTGGGCGTGGTGGCGAACCAGCCGATGGTGCTGGCCGGCTGTCTCGACATCGATTCCTCTCGCAAGGCTGCGCGCTTCGTGCGCTTCTGCGATGCGTTCTCGATACCGATCCTGACGCTGGTGGACGTGCCCGGATTCCTGCCCGGCACGGCGCAGGAATATGGCGGCGTCATCAAGCACGGCGCCAAGCTTCTCTTCGCCTATAGCCAGGCGACAGTGCCGATGGTGACGCTGATCACGCGCAAGGCCTATGGCGGCGCCTATGACGTGATGGCCTCCAAGCATATCGGCGCGGATGTGAACTATGCCTGGCCGACGGCCGAGATCGCGGTGATGGGCGCCAAGGGCGCGACGGAAATCCTCTACCGGTCCGAACTCGGCGATCCGGAAAAGATCGCGTCGCGCACCAGCGAGTATGAGAGCCGTTTCGCCAATCCTTTCGTGGCGGCCGAACGCGGCTTCATCGACGAGGTGATCATGCCGCATTCCTCACGCCGCCGCATCGCGCGCGCCTTCGCCGCGCTGCGCGGCAAGAGCGCGGAAACGCGCTGGCGCAAGCACGACACCATTCCGTTGTGA
- a CDS encoding glycosyltransferase, protein MPAISVILPTYNRAYCLDRAVGSLLAQTFEDWELILVDDGSTDRTSELRREFASVLGARYRDLDSQRRGASGARNLGIEAARGEWIAFLDSDDVWIPEKLGLQLDALHASPEAGFCYTDFFEFDDAYHILHPRHIIPAAMEGSIYPQLLEIRHNLITCPSVMARRDLVIANGGFDESMRVCEDIDLWTRLSRLAPVVAVRMPLTGVHSRHDQRFPYVESVKGRDFLYRRAAERDGALTGGFLRMLYDEAFEAFQVVARIKGDVAEAASLEAARRRLADLKDDRFEAVTAIVDDLVDRLSAAGTSR, encoded by the coding sequence ATGCCGGCGATTTCGGTGATCCTGCCGACATACAACCGCGCCTACTGTCTAGACCGGGCAGTGGGCAGCCTGCTGGCGCAGACGTTCGAGGACTGGGAGCTGATCCTTGTCGATGACGGCTCAACGGATCGGACGTCCGAACTTCGCCGCGAGTTCGCCTCGGTGCTCGGCGCGCGCTATCGCGATCTGGATTCGCAGCGTCGAGGCGCCTCGGGAGCGCGCAACCTTGGCATCGAGGCGGCGCGGGGCGAGTGGATCGCGTTTCTGGACAGCGACGACGTCTGGATTCCCGAGAAGCTGGGGCTGCAACTCGACGCGCTCCACGCAAGTCCGGAGGCAGGCTTCTGCTACACGGATTTCTTCGAGTTCGACGACGCCTACCATATCCTTCATCCGCGACATATCATTCCGGCGGCAATGGAAGGCAGCATCTATCCGCAACTCCTTGAAATTAGGCACAATCTCATCACCTGTCCGTCCGTGATGGCGCGCCGCGACCTCGTGATCGCCAATGGCGGCTTCGATGAGAGCATGAGAGTGTGCGAGGATATCGATCTGTGGACCCGCCTGTCGCGACTGGCTCCGGTGGTCGCGGTGCGCATGCCGCTGACCGGGGTGCATTCCCGGCACGACCAGCGTTTTCCCTATGTCGAAAGCGTGAAGGGACGCGATTTTCTGTACAGGCGGGCGGCGGAGCGAGACGGCGCGTTGACCGGGGGATTTCTCCGAATGCTCTATGACGAGGCGTTCGAAGCGTTTCAGGTCGTCGCGCGGATCAAGGGCGACGTCGCCGAGGCGGCGAGCCTCGAGGCGGCGCGACGGCGGCTGGCGGATCTGAAAGACGATCGTTTCGAAGCCGTGACAGCAATCGTCGATGATCTTGTCGACCGTCTTTCCGCCGCCGGAACCTCAAGATGA